In Shewanella sp. VB17, a single genomic region encodes these proteins:
- a CDS encoding YscO family type III secretion system apparatus protein, which translates to MITQILQIKQLKAERAEYALQKQQHTLTQANARVNQACQAVIDYKNWRQTEEHQLFAQAKESCLKLKELDELQQHIAILHDKEAQLKLELAEIELNRDHQQTILKQCQKDVLLANKAVEKIHILKQQDDIEQRYQAQHQEEIEQEDRLTMSTGECPC; encoded by the coding sequence ATGATCACGCAAATCTTACAAATAAAACAGCTTAAAGCCGAACGTGCCGAATACGCACTGCAGAAGCAGCAACACACTCTCACACAGGCTAACGCCCGTGTGAATCAAGCATGCCAAGCAGTCATAGATTACAAAAATTGGCGGCAAACAGAAGAACATCAACTTTTTGCTCAAGCCAAAGAGTCTTGCTTAAAACTAAAAGAACTCGATGAGTTACAACAGCATATTGCAATTTTACACGACAAAGAAGCACAACTGAAATTAGAATTAGCCGAAATAGAGCTTAATAGAGATCATCAACAAACAATATTAAAGCAATGCCAAAAAGACGTATTACTTGCCAATAAAGCCGTAGAAAAAATTCATATATTAAAACAGCAAGATGACATCGAACAACGATACCAAGCTCAACATCAAGAAGAAATTGAACAAGAAGATCGACTCACTATGTCTACAGGAGAATGCCCTTGTTAA
- a CDS encoding mechanosensitive ion channel family protein: MDQELRLRISQWLSDLGINSTPSDDVSTSILVMACFVLAMVAYLFVRSGVVKAMNIVIHRSKVNWDDIFMRHKVLEKFSYVVPALVLNLLLPLALQEHELISSLIDRLLNVTIVVMLVRAVYSSLDAANEIADVNLVSRRLPIKSFVQLFKLFLFFVAIIISISVLANQSPVYFLSGLGVATGLVMLVFRDTILGFVAGIQLAANRMVSMGDWIQMDKYGANGDVVEVSLTTVKVRNWDKTITMIPAYALVSDAFKNWRGMSESGGRRIKRAVAIDIHSIHFLAEDELIRLSKINYLKEYFATKKDEISGFNGNVNDADMLVNSRNLTNIGTFRAYLLEYVKQHPLIHNDMTLLVRQLDPTAEGVPIELYVFTTDIRWSFYEGIQSDIFDHIFAILPEFGLRVFQGPTGLDVRSLRDPS, from the coding sequence GTGGATCAAGAATTAAGATTGCGAATATCTCAGTGGTTATCAGATTTGGGAATAAACAGTACACCATCAGATGATGTTTCAACGTCTATATTGGTGATGGCTTGTTTTGTGTTAGCAATGGTGGCCTATTTATTTGTCAGAAGTGGCGTTGTTAAAGCGATGAATATTGTCATTCATCGTTCTAAGGTCAATTGGGATGACATTTTTATGCGGCATAAGGTATTGGAGAAGTTCTCTTATGTTGTGCCGGCACTTGTGCTTAATCTGTTACTTCCATTAGCATTGCAAGAGCATGAATTGATAAGCTCGCTGATTGATCGGCTGTTGAATGTCACTATTGTTGTGATGCTCGTGCGCGCAGTCTATAGCTCACTGGATGCGGCCAATGAGATTGCCGATGTCAATTTGGTGAGTCGACGGTTGCCGATTAAGAGTTTTGTGCAGTTATTTAAACTCTTTCTTTTCTTCGTGGCTATTATCATTTCCATTTCTGTTCTGGCTAACCAATCGCCAGTTTACTTTCTGAGTGGTTTAGGTGTTGCGACTGGTTTGGTTATGTTGGTGTTTAGAGATACCATCTTAGGTTTTGTGGCAGGTATTCAGTTAGCGGCTAACCGTATGGTGAGCATGGGCGATTGGATTCAAATGGATAAGTATGGTGCCAATGGTGACGTTGTTGAGGTATCACTCACCACAGTTAAAGTACGTAATTGGGATAAAACTATCACCATGATCCCTGCTTATGCGCTGGTATCTGATGCGTTTAAAAACTGGCGAGGTATGTCTGAGTCAGGAGGAAGACGGATTAAACGTGCCGTTGCTATTGATATTCATAGCATACATTTTCTTGCAGAAGATGAGCTCATTCGTTTAAGCAAAATTAACTATCTTAAAGAGTATTTTGCGACTAAAAAAGATGAAATATCAGGCTTTAATGGTAATGTGAACGATGCTGATATGCTAGTGAATAGTCGTAATTTAACAAATATAGGGACTTTTAGAGCCTATTTATTAGAGTACGTGAAACAACACCCTTTAATCCATAACGACATGACGTTGCTGGTACGTCAGTTAGATCCAACGGCGGAAGGCGTACCTATTGAGTTATATGTCTTTACAACTGATATTCGCTGGAGTTTTTACGAAGGTATACAGAGCGATATTTTTGATCATATCTTTGCTATTTTACCAGAGTTCGGACTTAGGGTATTTCAAGGGCCAACGGGATTAGATGTTAGAAGTTTGAGAGACCCGAGCTAG
- the sctN gene encoding type III secretion system ATPase SctN: protein MNTDTTSVKVDLNYIPDTIMQATTRGRLIQIRGRVTQVTGTIIKAVVPGVRVGELCELKNPDHSLSLLAEVVGFQQHHALLTPLGEMQGISSNTEVSPTGKTHQVPVGEHLLGQVLDGLGRPLSGNPLQESTQFYPVYQEAPPPMSRKIITKPISLGIRAIDGLLTCGEGQRLGIFAGAGGGKSTLLAKIIRSADVDIIVLALIGERGREVREFIESDLGEEGLKRSVIVVATSDRPAMERVKAAFVATSIAEYFRDQGKRVLLLMDSVTRFARAQREIGLASGEPPTRRGYPPSVFAELPKLMERSGQSDKGSITALYTVLVEGDDMTEPIADETRSILDGHIILSRKLAAANHYPAIDILRSASRVMNNIVESQQKLSAGTLRELMAKYEEVELLLKIGEYQVGSDKLADKAIAQQDAINAFLRQRTEEQSTLTDTIEQMVQLAT from the coding sequence ATGAATACCGACACTACTTCAGTAAAAGTTGATCTGAATTATATCCCTGACACCATTATGCAGGCCACGACTAGAGGCCGGCTAATTCAGATCCGCGGCAGAGTCACCCAAGTAACAGGCACCATCATTAAAGCTGTGGTGCCAGGTGTTAGAGTGGGCGAACTTTGTGAGCTAAAAAACCCTGACCATTCTCTCTCTTTACTTGCTGAAGTCGTTGGTTTTCAACAGCATCACGCCCTCTTGACTCCTTTAGGTGAAATGCAAGGCATTTCATCTAATACCGAGGTAAGTCCAACAGGAAAGACACACCAGGTACCAGTAGGTGAGCATCTACTAGGGCAAGTCCTTGATGGACTCGGCCGGCCTCTCTCGGGTAATCCACTCCAAGAATCAACGCAATTTTACCCAGTATATCAAGAAGCTCCACCGCCGATGAGTCGTAAAATAATCACCAAACCTATATCACTTGGGATAAGAGCAATAGATGGGTTATTAACCTGCGGCGAAGGACAACGATTGGGCATTTTTGCCGGAGCAGGCGGTGGTAAAAGCACATTGCTCGCTAAAATTATACGCTCTGCCGATGTTGATATCATTGTACTGGCATTAATCGGTGAGCGTGGTCGAGAAGTGAGAGAGTTTATCGAATCAGATCTTGGTGAAGAAGGGCTTAAACGTTCCGTCATCGTAGTGGCGACATCAGACCGTCCTGCTATGGAACGTGTAAAAGCCGCTTTTGTCGCCACATCAATTGCTGAATATTTCCGCGATCAAGGTAAAAGAGTCTTATTACTCATGGACTCAGTAACGCGCTTTGCCAGAGCCCAGCGCGAAATAGGCCTCGCATCTGGTGAGCCACCGACTAGGAGGGGCTATCCACCTTCTGTTTTCGCTGAGTTGCCAAAATTAATGGAACGTTCTGGCCAATCAGATAAAGGCTCTATTACGGCGTTATATACCGTACTGGTTGAAGGCGACGACATGACCGAACCTATTGCCGATGAGACACGATCCATTTTAGATGGTCATATTATACTCTCTCGCAAGTTGGCTGCTGCGAATCACTACCCTGCAATCGATATACTTCGTTCAGCAAGCAGAGTGATGAACAACATCGTTGAAAGTCAACAGAAGCTATCTGCCGGTACCTTGAGAGAGCTCATGGCTAAATATGAAGAAGTGGAGCTACTGCTTAAAATTGGAGAATATCAAGTAGGCTCAGATAAATTAGCCGATAAAGCGATTGCACAACAAGATGCTATTAATGCATTTCTTCGCCAAAGAACTGAGGAGCAAAGCACTCTTACAGATACCATCGAACAAATGGTTCAGTTGGCCACATAA
- the sctW gene encoding type III secretion system gatekeeper subunit SctW has product MADNNIGPQSVVNARSLFAQTAVTNLAEKSVINGNYRGDVVKLQPDAKALLDAAEELTFKASETEGLNISKRKVQDVNGAVSEIQALVEEYLKKVPELEKQQKLNDFISHLTKQNISVSQQFLTYLNSYSADVSDQFVALSEAKKQLTGKPEAEALLRLIDASLTQMAEKQGAEVRAGLIIYETAVEFSSNKDIGDIQGLRNFYRDAVLDYHGLADAFNDIFTRFGTKNMPNAISFLLKGLSADLQVQGSSIESSKLQQLMGDMNKLRIINGMHEQVVTLFDRVKIPIIA; this is encoded by the coding sequence ATGGCTGACAATAATATCGGCCCGCAGTCGGTTGTTAATGCGAGAAGTTTATTCGCTCAAACTGCGGTAACAAATCTAGCTGAAAAAAGTGTCATTAACGGCAACTATCGTGGTGATGTTGTTAAATTGCAGCCAGATGCGAAGGCTTTACTTGATGCGGCTGAAGAACTGACGTTTAAAGCCTCTGAGACCGAAGGGTTAAATATCAGCAAGCGTAAAGTTCAAGATGTCAATGGTGCTGTTTCAGAAATACAGGCGTTAGTTGAAGAGTATCTGAAAAAAGTTCCAGAGCTTGAAAAACAACAAAAGCTAAATGATTTTATTAGTCATTTGACTAAACAGAATATCAGTGTTTCTCAACAATTTCTTACCTATCTTAACAGCTATTCTGCCGATGTCAGTGATCAATTTGTTGCTCTTAGTGAGGCAAAAAAGCAATTAACGGGTAAACCTGAAGCTGAGGCGTTACTGAGATTAATTGACGCCAGTTTGACCCAGATGGCGGAAAAACAAGGAGCTGAAGTTAGGGCAGGTTTGATTATATATGAAACTGCCGTTGAATTTAGTTCAAACAAAGACATTGGTGATATTCAAGGCCTACGAAATTTCTATCGAGATGCAGTGCTTGATTACCACGGTTTAGCGGATGCATTCAATGATATATTCACACGTTTTGGTACAAAAAATATGCCCAATGCCATTAGTTTTTTACTTAAGGGATTAAGTGCTGATTTACAAGTTCAAGGATCGTCTATTGAGTCAAGCAAGTTGCAACAACTTATGGGGGATATGAATAAATTAAGAATTATCAACGGAATGCACGAACAAGTTGTGACCTTGTTTGATAGGGTTAAGATTCCAATAATAGCGTAG
- a CDS encoding translocation protein Y, producing the protein MLNQSEIELLHLHACLQMQYKHPKKAVVLLKAIVLCAPECKAAQRTLALACLEAEEYESSVQWCQTLLVESRGNDKTALLLCLSRAYWRLNKGDEARKAYDLYIDMYETSQSQKLSGSLHE; encoded by the coding sequence ATGCTGAATCAAAGTGAAATTGAATTATTACATTTACATGCTTGCTTACAGATGCAATATAAACACCCGAAAAAAGCTGTGGTGTTACTTAAAGCCATTGTGTTGTGTGCACCAGAGTGTAAAGCCGCTCAACGTACTTTAGCACTTGCATGTCTTGAGGCTGAGGAATATGAGTCATCAGTTCAATGGTGTCAAACCCTACTTGTTGAAAGTAGAGGCAATGATAAAACCGCATTATTGCTTTGTTTAAGTCGTGCTTATTGGCGATTAAATAAGGGAGATGAAGCGAGAAAAGCCTATGACTTGTATATCGATATGTATGAAACAAGTCAATCTCAAAAGTTAAGCGGTAGCCTTCATGAATAA
- the sctS gene encoding type III secretion system export apparatus subunit SctS, which produces MEVAEVIHFTSQTLILVMMLSMPPILAAAIVGTLVSLLQALTQIQEQTLGFVAKLIAVIISLFVTASWLGSELYSFTEIIFNKIPLIP; this is translated from the coding sequence ATGGAAGTTGCAGAAGTGATTCACTTTACCTCTCAGACATTAATACTTGTAATGATGCTGTCTATGCCACCAATATTAGCGGCTGCAATCGTTGGCACCTTAGTCTCGCTACTTCAAGCATTAACACAAATTCAGGAACAGACTTTAGGCTTTGTTGCTAAATTAATCGCTGTGATTATATCCCTGTTTGTCACCGCTTCTTGGCTAGGTTCGGAACTCTATAGCTTTACAGAAATTATCTTCAATAAAATACCTTTGATACCATGA
- the sctQ gene encoding type III secretion system cytoplasmic ring protein SctQ: MLSLPFPKIDSQTVALNNLLRSRAQSFHIDDQLSLAAELGKRPSIKGYELECIIGSKNVILLIQAEQTQGYLNTLLQGTPFNLLPELLQLEFIAAAIAPYQTLLADTFGQQAVIASIRTIEIAASDVMSGCINIINQQIGITCWIKNDPKFIFAALPPAPSTIGNHIPLLYSLAIGYTSLSLDETKSLQPGDIIFFDINHLTDSRAVLIIENKPIWHCSLIDNQITITAAEIENPMPSDNTDIQSLPINISFEIGEQTVTVAELSQLQEQFVFELSGPLDQPVKLKANGKVLATGELVKINEHLGVRVINLMNKEIS, from the coding sequence ATGCTTAGCCTACCATTCCCGAAAATAGACAGCCAAACTGTCGCTCTCAATAATCTACTCCGCAGTCGAGCACAAAGTTTTCATATTGACGACCAACTATCACTGGCTGCAGAACTTGGAAAACGCCCTAGTATTAAAGGCTATGAACTTGAGTGTATTATCGGGTCGAAAAACGTTATCTTGTTAATTCAAGCAGAGCAAACCCAAGGATATCTTAATACATTACTCCAAGGCACTCCGTTTAATCTCTTACCTGAATTACTACAGTTAGAATTTATAGCAGCAGCGATAGCCCCTTATCAAACATTGTTAGCTGATACCTTCGGACAGCAAGCAGTCATCGCTTCAATAAGAACCATAGAAATAGCCGCCAGCGATGTCATGTCTGGATGCATTAACATTATAAATCAACAAATCGGTATCACATGTTGGATTAAAAATGATCCTAAATTCATTTTTGCGGCACTCCCTCCAGCACCGTCAACGATTGGCAATCATATTCCATTGCTATATTCATTGGCAATTGGCTATACCAGCTTAAGCTTAGATGAAACAAAATCACTGCAACCTGGTGATATCATATTCTTTGATATCAACCATTTAACTGACAGTCGTGCCGTTTTAATTATCGAAAACAAACCCATTTGGCATTGTAGCTTAATTGATAATCAAATCACCATCACAGCAGCAGAAATAGAGAACCCTATGCCTTCAGATAATACAGATATTCAATCCCTCCCCATTAATATTTCATTTGAAATTGGTGAGCAGACAGTCACAGTAGCGGAATTAAGTCAGTTACAAGAACAATTTGTTTTCGAACTATCAGGTCCGCTCGACCAACCCGTAAAACTAAAGGCAAATGGCAAAGTATTAGCCACAGGTGAACTCGTCAAGATTAATGAGCATCTGGGTGTCAGGGTTATCAATTTAATGAATAAAGAAATTAGCTAG
- the sctR gene encoding type III secretion system export apparatus subunit SctR, whose protein sequence is MFELPDTFNLIITLALMALVPFIAVMATSFIKIAVVFSLLRNALGVQQIPPNMAMYGFAIILSIYIMAPVGFETFDYIKEHKVSIENTDSLQNFADEGLNPYRHFLQKHIRETEQDFFVDTTKTLWPKKYSDRLEPDSLFILLPAFTVSELTRAFEIGFLIYLPFIAIDLIISNILLAMGMMMVSPMTISLPFKLLLFVLLNGWTQLTHGLVMSYS, encoded by the coding sequence ATGTTTGAATTACCCGATACATTTAACCTCATTATCACGTTAGCTTTAATGGCTTTAGTCCCCTTTATTGCTGTGATGGCGACTTCATTTATAAAAATAGCGGTTGTCTTCTCGCTATTACGAAATGCATTAGGCGTACAACAAATCCCACCGAATATGGCAATGTACGGTTTTGCCATCATTTTGTCTATTTACATCATGGCCCCCGTGGGCTTTGAGACTTTCGATTACATCAAAGAGCACAAAGTCAGCATTGAAAATACTGATAGTTTGCAAAACTTTGCCGATGAAGGACTTAACCCTTATCGACATTTTTTGCAAAAACACATACGTGAAACTGAGCAAGATTTCTTTGTTGATACAACCAAAACGCTATGGCCTAAAAAATACTCAGACAGACTAGAACCAGACAGTTTATTTATTTTATTGCCTGCCTTCACCGTCAGCGAGCTAACTCGAGCCTTCGAGATCGGTTTCTTAATATACCTTCCTTTTATTGCTATCGATTTGATCATATCTAATATTTTGCTAGCAATGGGGATGATGATGGTTTCACCCATGACGATTTCTCTGCCTTTCAAGTTACTTTTATTTGTATTGCTAAATGGCTGGACTCAACTCACACATGGCTTAGTCATGAGTTATAGCTAG
- the sctT gene encoding type III secretion system export apparatus subunit SctT has translation MTTEELQHFFLVYSMTLPRLFGCFIMLPILSKQMLGSNLLRNGIICSMALFLYPVIATQAQPVSIDGITLVMVLAKEILLGLLISFVVAIPFWAIEATGFFIDNQRGATLASSFNPALGQQSTPTGILLTQTLITLFFVSGSFLAFFAAIFDSYKHWPVMTFFPEITEQWVDFFYGQFEQMLKLCVLMAAPIIISMFLAEFGLALISRFAPQLNVFSLSMPIKSGISSFLLIFYLLTLMEFFSDKLVQLSLFPEQLILIIGGGQ, from the coding sequence ATGACAACAGAAGAATTACAGCATTTTTTTCTTGTCTATAGCATGACATTACCCCGACTATTTGGCTGTTTTATTATGCTCCCTATTTTAAGTAAACAGATGTTAGGGAGTAACTTGCTGCGTAATGGCATTATTTGTTCAATGGCACTCTTTCTTTACCCTGTAATCGCCACTCAAGCACAACCAGTAAGTATTGATGGTATAACGCTAGTGATGGTACTCGCCAAAGAGATTTTACTGGGATTATTAATCAGTTTCGTGGTTGCTATCCCTTTTTGGGCCATTGAAGCAACAGGATTCTTTATCGACAACCAGCGTGGGGCGACTCTTGCTAGCTCTTTCAACCCAGCATTGGGACAGCAATCCACTCCCACTGGTATATTGTTAACTCAAACGTTAATTACGCTTTTCTTTGTTAGCGGTAGTTTTCTGGCTTTTTTTGCAGCCATTTTCGACAGTTATAAACATTGGCCTGTCATGACTTTCTTTCCTGAAATCACTGAGCAATGGGTCGACTTTTTTTATGGCCAATTTGAACAAATGCTGAAACTATGCGTACTCATGGCGGCTCCAATTATCATTTCAATGTTTCTGGCCGAATTCGGCCTCGCCTTAATCAGTCGATTCGCGCCCCAACTTAACGTTTTCTCGCTGTCTATGCCGATTAAAAGTGGGATTTCTAGTTTTTTACTGATCTTTTACTTGCTGACCTTAATGGAATTTTTTAGTGATAAGTTAGTGCAACTGTCATTATTTCCAGAGCAATTAATCCTCATCATTGGAGGTGGTCAGTGA
- a CDS encoding TonB-dependent receptor, protein MMKYLFILIGLVTSSHATANPIDADTTLGFKPKTSISVDYIPAENNMYGITIASYHHDRNYASWGFYLGYATSQEQDLDLIAPAEGYTQDNMWRFGLSYSLSQQFSFYGGAVSYTHETNFTTGMSNKMADAVPIWEEESNTDWGAEMGIRYMMDMGLMLGAGYNSATESAVLSIGYAM, encoded by the coding sequence ATGATGAAATACTTATTCATACTCATTGGGTTAGTGACCAGTTCACATGCCACTGCTAATCCAATCGATGCTGATACGACATTAGGTTTCAAACCTAAAACAAGTATCAGTGTAGATTATATACCCGCTGAAAATAATATGTATGGTATCACTATTGCTTCCTATCATCACGATAGAAACTACGCCAGTTGGGGTTTTTATCTCGGTTATGCTACCAGTCAAGAACAAGATCTTGATCTCATCGCGCCAGCCGAGGGCTATACCCAAGATAATATGTGGCGCTTTGGCCTTAGCTACAGCTTAAGTCAGCAATTCAGCTTCTATGGTGGGGCCGTAAGCTATACCCATGAAACAAATTTCACCACTGGAATGTCTAACAAAATGGCTGACGCTGTCCCCATCTGGGAAGAAGAGTCTAATACTGATTGGGGAGCAGAAATGGGTATTCGCTATATGATGGATATGGGACTCATGCTAGGTGCAGGCTATAATTCAGCTACAGAATCCGCTGTGTTGAGCATAGGTTATGCAATGTAA
- a CDS encoding TyeA family type III secretion system gatekeeper subunit, translating to MAYKTTDFLLDLIQLVELRWVGADQIWGLADKANVVDIEQKIAFFREVKKLIRLIPPEIFADEEQRQNMINASQHAQDRAIEEEEDMLDGLD from the coding sequence ATGGCTTATAAAACAACCGACTTCTTGTTGGATTTAATTCAATTAGTGGAACTACGTTGGGTGGGTGCTGATCAGATTTGGGGGCTAGCTGATAAAGCTAATGTAGTTGATATTGAACAGAAGATTGCATTTTTTCGTGAAGTGAAAAAACTGATACGTTTAATACCTCCGGAAATATTTGCGGATGAAGAGCAGCGGCAAAATATGATTAATGCGTCTCAACATGCCCAAGATCGTGCTATTGAAGAGGAAGAGGATATGCTTGATGGATTGGATTAA
- the sctU gene encoding type III secretion system export apparatus subunit SctU, protein MSGEKTEQPTAKKIREARQKGQVAKSKEIVSTAIILILFAFLLSMSDYYLEHMGNIIMLPAVYGYQSFDNALADITDALITEILYMVIPIALLSACVAIVTHLTQFGLLFSAEPIKPEFKKINPVEGTKRIFSMKSMIEFLKSIVKVALLSLLIWVVIEGNIQDILRMPICGLACIPLILGTLLKQLMLTAGVGFIIISIGDYAFERYQHTKQLKMSKDEVKREYKEMEGSPEIKSRRRQLHQEMQTSNSRDNVKRSSVLVTNPTHIAIGIYYNKGETPLPVLTLKEKGDQALQLIEYAKELGIPVIQKVPLARALYADGNVDQYIPSELIQPVAEVLRWLQTLEHEQ, encoded by the coding sequence GTGAGTGGGGAAAAAACAGAACAACCCACCGCCAAAAAGATACGCGAGGCAAGGCAAAAGGGACAAGTAGCTAAAAGCAAAGAAATTGTATCAACTGCGATTATTTTAATTTTATTCGCCTTTTTACTCAGTATGAGTGATTATTATTTAGAGCACATGGGCAACATCATAATGTTACCTGCAGTTTATGGATATCAATCATTCGATAATGCATTAGCTGATATCACTGACGCCTTAATCACTGAAATTCTCTATATGGTGATCCCTATTGCACTATTGAGCGCTTGCGTAGCCATAGTGACTCACTTGACTCAATTTGGTCTGTTATTTAGTGCAGAACCCATCAAACCCGAATTTAAAAAAATTAATCCAGTAGAGGGTACAAAGCGCATATTTTCAATGAAAAGCATGATTGAATTTTTAAAATCAATTGTAAAAGTCGCATTATTATCATTGCTAATCTGGGTAGTGATAGAAGGGAATATTCAAGATATTTTACGTATGCCAATTTGTGGTTTAGCTTGCATCCCTTTAATATTAGGTACATTACTCAAGCAATTGATGTTAACAGCAGGTGTCGGGTTTATTATTATTTCCATTGGCGACTATGCCTTTGAACGGTATCAACATACCAAGCAACTAAAAATGAGTAAAGATGAAGTAAAACGCGAATATAAAGAAATGGAAGGCAGCCCAGAAATAAAAAGTCGCCGTCGGCAGCTTCATCAAGAAATGCAAACATCAAATAGCAGAGATAATGTAAAACGCTCCAGTGTGCTAGTTACCAACCCAACCCATATTGCCATTGGTATCTATTACAACAAAGGGGAAACTCCCTTACCTGTACTAACCCTTAAAGAAAAAGGTGATCAAGCCTTACAACTTATTGAATATGCAAAAGAGCTCGGCATACCTGTTATTCAAAAAGTGCCTCTGGCACGAGCACTTTATGCTGATGGCAATGTCGACCAATACATCCCATCTGAATTAATTCAACCTGTTGCTGAAGTTTTAAGGTGGTTACAAACTTTAGAGCATGAGCAATAA
- the sycN gene encoding type III secretion chaperone SycN, with amino-acid sequence MDWIKSAVDEFCHIAGVESDFSATAIVQLSFEQRGVLNIEVVQDQLVLFLTRDVEWHRRSASYIKALRLSHIGQGWPFLIRSGLLGQESLVLSASIPFSDVTLPMIEQAFGLLSRLHDEIEAT; translated from the coding sequence ATGGATTGGATTAAAAGTGCTGTTGATGAGTTCTGTCATATAGCGGGGGTAGAATCTGACTTTTCAGCTACGGCTATTGTTCAACTTTCGTTTGAACAAAGAGGCGTGTTAAATATTGAAGTCGTACAAGATCAGCTAGTTTTGTTTTTGACGCGAGACGTGGAATGGCATCGGCGATCTGCTAGTTATATCAAAGCATTACGATTATCACATATTGGGCAAGGTTGGCCTTTTTTAATTAGGAGTGGGCTGCTAGGTCAAGAATCGTTAGTGTTGTCGGCGAGCATTCCATTTAGCGATGTGACTTTACCAATGATAGAACAGGCGTTTGGTTTGTTGAGTCGGTTACATGATGAGATAGAAGCAACATGA
- a CDS encoding YscX family type III secretion protein, which translates to MSKVTAANIGIEHLSFYASDELEHPFPTRFSLPPNGEAIPSHLDKLYELSPGEHTLKSLLQPKVSDMSLLRPKQYQAVFTDTAEKLARLACQLESADLHDAATSMKQTKIDQDYLTLASHLLLKV; encoded by the coding sequence ATGAGTAAAGTGACAGCTGCAAATATCGGCATAGAGCACCTTAGCTTTTATGCCAGTGATGAGTTAGAACACCCGTTCCCAACACGCTTTTCGTTACCGCCAAATGGTGAGGCCATCCCATCTCACCTTGATAAATTGTATGAACTTTCACCTGGGGAGCATACGCTCAAATCTTTGCTTCAGCCTAAGGTGAGTGATATGAGTTTACTTAGGCCAAAACAATACCAAGCCGTATTTACAGATACCGCTGAAAAACTAGCACGATTAGCTTGTCAGCTTGAATCTGCGGATTTACATGATGCCGCTACTTCGATGAAGCAAACGAAAATAGATCAAGATTATCTTACTCTTGCGTCTCATTTATTATTGAAAGTGTAA
- a CDS encoding CesT family type III secretion system chaperone gives MNEQYKQVIVSLYNDLSLTPPSIEKVISLQVGEQVVHITEYPQGQLLMFSDIGLLDNFNLTALLKLNMFSQLVCKPVVGFDEHSNNAVVWSRQKLMQCDSNNAYQQLDSLSQVIDVAIESVHKMALNTVISNFDPKHFRV, from the coding sequence ATGAATGAACAATATAAGCAAGTTATCGTATCTCTTTATAATGATTTATCTTTAACTCCCCCATCGATAGAAAAAGTGATTAGTTTACAAGTTGGGGAGCAGGTTGTTCATATTACCGAATATCCGCAAGGTCAGTTATTGATGTTTAGCGATATAGGTTTACTTGATAATTTTAATTTAACAGCACTTCTTAAGCTTAATATGTTTAGTCAGCTGGTATGTAAACCTGTGGTAGGGTTTGATGAACACTCGAACAATGCCGTTGTTTGGAGCCGACAAAAATTAATGCAATGCGATTCAAATAATGCCTATCAGCAATTAGATAGTTTAAGTCAGGTTATTGATGTAGCAATAGAAAGTGTGCATAAAATGGCTTTAAATACAGTGATCTCTAACTTTGATCCAAAACACTTCCGGGTCTGA